The Oncorhynchus mykiss isolate Arlee chromosome 8, USDA_OmykA_1.1, whole genome shotgun sequence genome includes the window CTCCCTGTGTTGTAGTGCGGTTGTACTGTAGGTATGGTAATGTTCTAGCTCCAGATTAGCTCATGTGGCTCTACGCTGCTGTGTTGATGTGACGCCTAATCCCAGCTAGCCAATCAGAGCCTAAGTAAATCCCTCTCTGTAAATAGGTGATCACTTCAGAGTTGCCATAGCAGCAGGGGTCAAAGTTCCAAGTACCATGCTCATAGGACTGCTGTTggttacacacacgcacgcacacacacacacacacctctgggtAGAAGTAACCCTTAGGTagagatctaggatcagttttcccTTCCCAatgctaaccttaaccattagggtgGGGGAAGACGTTATCATTGGTTATTGAGGAAGGTATCTCAATTGAATCCTTCCTACATTTCCTTTTCTTTTGGGTCATGGTTAAAGACTAGAATATCACTGATAGACTTTGTCATTTTATTGATTTGAGTCCCTTACTTTGGAAGCAATGATTAATCTGTTACAGAAGCAGAACAATCAGTAGGATAAAGACTAGGGGTAAAAATGTGGACATCTCTGAGAGGACGATCTGATAACACACACTGTTTTTCATAGAGTCTCTGTATCCTCAGTCATCCATGTCCTGAACTCTGACCTGGGCACAGTCACATTCACGTAACAACCTTTTTGACCTTTTTGATAGTGTGTGAAATGCTTCAGACTGTGTGGATTGTGGCTGACACGGCATGTGTAATCTCGCGGtgactttatctctctctcccgccttctctccctctatctccccttctctcgttctcgttctcgcactccctccccctcccagtcGGGTCACCTGCCTGCGGTGCGTGTGTGGGAGGTGTGTGAGTTTCGGCAGGTGGCGGAGCTGCAGGAACATAAGTATGGCGTATCCTGTGTGGCCTTCTCTCCCAACAGTAAATACATTGTCAGCGTGGGTTACCAGCACGACATGATGGTCCACGTCTGGGCATGGAAGGTACGCCAGCAGCCTCTGGCCAATAGGCATCCTACTTAAGTTGCCCAATGTCACCTTTTCTGTCAACAAATGAAATTCTCATCTGCCCTGTGTGACCTTTCTATGAGCCAATATTGTCTGCCCTTCTGCTATAGCCACGGCCCCAGAGACAGCAACATCCATATTATCTACCCTTCTGCTATAGCCACTGCCCCAGAGACAGCAACATCCATATTATCTACCCTTCTGCTATAGCCACTGCCCCAGAGACAGCAACATCCATATTATCTACCCTTCTGCTATAGCCACTGCCCCAGAGACAGCAACATCCATATTATCTACTCTTCTGCTATAGCCACTGCCCCAGAGACAGCAACATCCATATTATCTACCCTTCTGCTATAGCCACTGCCCCAGAGACAGCAACATCCATATTATCTACCCTTCTGCTATAGCCACTGCCCCAGAGACAGCAACATCCATATTATCTACCCTTCTGCTATAGCCACTGCCCCAGAGACAGCAACATCCATATTATCTACTCTTCTGCTATAGCCACTGCCCCAGAGACAGCAACATCCATATTATCTGTCCTTCTGCTATAGACACTGCCCCAGAGACAGCAACATCCATATTATCTACCCTTCTGCTATAGCCACTGCCCCAGAGACAGCAACATCCATATTATCTACCCTTCTGCTATAGCCACTGCCCCAGAGACAGCAACATCCATATTATCTACTCTTCTGCTATAGCCACTGCCCCAGAGACAGCAACATCCATATTATCTACCCTTCTGCTATAGCCACTGCCCCAGAGACAGCAACATCCATATTATCTACTCTTCTTCTTGTGTAACTGCCACAGGGTCTATACTTCTATGGTTACTGCCCTCATACATTTTGTGTTTTTGTTGTGGTTGCAGAAGAACACAATAATTGCTGCTAACAAGGTGTCCAGTAAGGTGACAGCAGTGTCCTTCTCTGAGGATAGCTCCTACTTTGTGACAGCAGGGAACAGACACGTCAAGTTCTGGTACCTGGACCACTCCAAATCTATCGAGGTACTTTCATCTCTGTTCCTTGGGTTTCTGTGCAGGCTAATGCTACTAATTGTGAGCAGAATAACAGAATGGCTAACTCTTGTTACTCATTGCATTTCACACTACTAACTaactgcatttctctctctcatttctctccagTCCCTTTGCTGGGGCGCTTTGGACTCCTGATGCTAAGTCTCATACTAATAACACTAGTGTTTCTGTTGTCTGTGCAGGCCAGTGCTCCAGTCCCTCTGCTGGGGCGCTCTGGGCTCCTGGGGGAGCTGAGGAACAACTTCTTTTGTGACGTGGCGTGTGGGCGGGGCTCTAAGGCCGAAAGCACCTTCTGTATCACCACCTCCGGCCTGCTCTGTGAGTTCAACCCCAAGAGGATGCTGGACAAGTGGGTGGACTTACGGGTGAGTCACTGACAGATGGACGGGCCTATGGGTGAGTCACTGACAAATGGGTGGGCCTATGGGTGAGTGACTGACATCGGAGTGTGAAGGTGCCTTTGGACTGTTAACAGATGGCCTCGTGCTAGGAAATGGCCGGCATGTGTCTGTGGAGGGAAACGAGTTAATGTCTGTCTTTGGTATGGACTCTGTCCAACTGAAGGCTCTATTGAGGTCTGTTTGTCCCCTGTGTCCTGCCAAGCAGTAAGGGGATCACAGAGAGGTTAGGGACGGGGACAGGATGTGTTTGAGATACTTTCAATGGGAACACCTTTGTCCATCCAGGAGTGAGGCCAGGAAATTGAGCATAGATATGTAAACTAGATCATTACTGACTGGATCCTCGGGTCCTTGACACTAGATTTCATCTATTGGATAACTTCCTGCCCTCTATAGACCGTGCGTAGCAGTGCCAATCTCTGTGTCTGAGAAGCACCTTCAAGTCACTCTTTAATGTTACCAATTGAGTCATTGGTAgactgattggttgattgatatCTTCCTGTCCCCGTAGACCAGTGTGGCCAGGgctctgtgtgtgtcagaggagcTGATCTTCTGTGGCTGTGCTGATGGGATGGTGCGAGCCTTCAGCCCTGCTGACCTGGGGTTCATCTGTACCCTGCCAAGACCACACCACCTTGGCACTGATGTGTCCAGCATCACCCAGGCcaggtgtgacacacacacacacacacacacacacacacctctgggtAGAAGTTACCCTTAGGtatagatctaggatcagcttacgaAACTAACCTTAGGTCAGTTTCTAGAGGCATCTTCACAACCCTGTTTTGCAACCAATATTAGGAGTTGAAGCAGGTTTCTCCTGGTACACCATGCATTAACATAAGTCACACATTACTTATTTTCTCCCATCAGCCACCTGTTCTCCAACAAGATGTCCGCCCGCTACCCTGACTCTGTGGCGGTGACCTATGACCCGGCCAGTCATTGGTTGAGCTGTGTGTATAATGACCACAGCCTGTATGTGTGGGATGTCAGGGACCTCCACAGGGTAGGCAAGGTGCATTCTGCCCTCTACCATGCCGCCTGTGTTTGGGACCTACAGGTAAAATGTCAAGATATCAGAGTACTATTTGAGGGCTGTAGAGATGATTAAGTGTCTCATTAGTTGAGGCTTGAGTGTTCCTTTACAATACCATCGCATCCTTCTCCATGTGTtcttcctccccttctctgttctcCAGATGGTCCCGGAGGTCCCAGAGTCTGGCCTGTCTTCGGGAGAGTTCCTCAGCTGTTCAGCAGACAACACTGTCCGACTGTGGAGTACAGAGAGGCAGGGACACACACATCCGCAGAATGTTCTCAGTAAGGTATGTGTCCAACACTTAACCGTGTACTCTAGTAGATGCCGACCCACCTCTGCATGTAAAAAGCTGTGTTGTGTCGAGATCAACTGTTAACCCTCTTGCTGTATTGGCTCCTGGCAGTCATCTTTCTCCCTCACCCCCGCTGGTCTCCGGCCATCCTTCTTTCGTCCACTATCTCTGGCCATTCTTCCTTCTTTCATCCACCTCTCTTAACCCTCAGGACTTGCTGAAGGTGCTCTATATGGATGAAAACACCGCCGCCCTGGTGGAAACGGAGGGAAGTGTGTCTGTTAGCACAGagaagacagacggacagacggcaGAGACCAGGACAGGCATTAGGACCATCTGTGTCAGCCCCGATGGGAAACACCTGGCGTCTGGAGACCGCAACGGGATGCTGAGGTACGGAACGGGAAGAGAATGGACTGGAGGCTGGTTATGTctgtgcagggtgtgtgtgtgacgtgtgtgtgtgttctgcagggTTCATGACCTCAGCAGTATGACAGAGATTCAGAAGGTGGAGGCCCATGACTCAGAGATCCTGTGTCTGGAATACTCTAAACCAGAGACGGGTCTGAAGCTGTTAGCCACCGCGAGCCGCGACCGTCTGATCCACGTCCTGGATGCTGAGAAAGACTACGGCCTAGTCCAGACCCTGGACGAACACTCTTCATCCATCACCGCTGTCCGATTCGCTGGTGAGTGACCTGTAACCTCCCGGCATCAGAGCGAAAGACGTTACCATGACGTCAACATATGTAGAACAGAAACGGTCTATGTAGTAAGGTTTGACAGTAGGAGATGCTGTATGTAAGATCTTTGTCATGGTCAAAGCTCTGGGGTTGTTCTCATGGCTAGGGTTACTTTGCCTCTTCCCCCCCCTCAGCCAATGACAACAaggtgaggatgatcagctgtggAGCAGACAAGAGCATCTACTTCCGTACGGCTCACAGGGTAAGGCACTCAACACTCAGTCAGGCTACACAGGGTAAGGAACACGTTAGGGTGTCACGTTGCAATTACGGAAGACCAACATTTGCGTCGTTGTAAATGCAACGCTTTGTAACTAACTGGGTTTTCAGTATCTCAACATTTGCAAAAGAGACAGCAGTCATCATCATCCACTCTTCATCCTTCCCTTTTCAAATGTCCCTATTAGGATAATGGATAGGGGAATGGGACTACGGTTAAGTTCTGGAACATTAGTCCATCGCAGGGACAGGGTTCCACTTCCAgacccaaaaatgtcttgttaacttTCCCCGTGTAAATAGACGTTATTTGAGTGGCAGTTTAGGAAACAAACACTgacatacatctctctctctcactctcaatctGATCTTCTCTGGCAGTGCTCTCTGTTCCATCTATTATCATGCTCTTTGTTTTTACCAAGTGGCTGCCTGTCGGTATTTAATTCAGAGAAATTGCACACCCCATCTTGTTTTTCAGAGTTTTAAAAACATCCGTTACCGTCTGTAAGTGAATGTAGCTCTGCTTGTACATGAACTGCAGACACTGAGCATAGAGAGTAGAATACCTTAAGATGATAGCATTATTGTTCAAGAGGAAGCTAGATAACGCCGacagaggttgttgttgttgttctctcctccctcagaCAGACGGAGGTacagaggttgttgttgttgttgtcgttctCTCCCCCCTCAGACAGACGGAGGTAcagaggttgttgttgttttctcccccctcagacagacagaggttgttgttgttgttgtcattctctcctccctcagACAGACGGAGGTacagaggttgttgttgttgttctctacCCCCTCAGACAGACGGAGGTACAGAGGTTGTTGTTCTCTCCCCCCTCAGACAGACGGAGGTACAGAGTTCAGGCGCTCTCACCACGTGGTGAGAAAGACCACTCTGTATGACATGGATGTAGAGCCCAGCTGTAAGTACGCTGCCGTGGGCTGCCAGGACCGATGCATCAGGATCTTCAACATCAGCAATGGGAAGCAGAAGACATTCTACAAGGGTTCACAGACTGAGGATGGCAGCCTGCTTAAGGTTTAGTATCATTCAACTCTTAAACTCTTGTCAAAAACAGAGAAAATGTCAACTCTCTGTTGCTGCTCCTCAAAGAAGGTCTTTATGAAGCTTGTGATAGTTACGGCGTTTCGACTGGAGATGGGCACTGATATGGCGTCAAATCTGTATCCATGTCATTTTGGTTTGACTAAATAGCATTGCAACTGTGTGGACTTCACTTACCACGGATTTGTGACATTCAGACAACTTGCTTGCCCATTGGGCCATTTCACAGGTGTGAATGTTCTGGGGGCTTAACCTACCCACCCAGTTTTGGGGTACAATGGGAAGTCTGTGGATGGCCCATCAGCAGGCAGTTAACTATGCTAAATTGAGAGCCGGTGAGATGATTTTGTGCCTGGGGGAACAGTCACGTATGCTCTTTTACATAGTAATTTACATCAAGGATAAACCGATATCATGATATGCCTGGCTCCTATTGATATCAAACGATATTGATATAATTTGAATTGTTGATATTGGTACCATCACTAGTTTCACCCTTTTTGTTCTGTTATGTCCCATGCAGGTGCAGACTGATCCGTCTGGTCAGTACGTTGCCACCAGCTGCTCTGATAAGAACATCAGCATCTTTGACTTCcgctctggtgtgtgtgtggccaccATGTTCGGACACTCTGGTAACAGACcatgacatactgtacacacacgaacacacacacagagtatcaAAATAACCTACCTCCCAGTTGATTCATTCTTTTCCTGCTCTCAGAGATAGTGACTGGGATCAAGTTCACCAACGACTGTAAACATCTGAT containing:
- the LOC110529234 gene encoding mitogen-activated protein kinase-binding protein 1 isoform X5; amino-acid sequence: MAVDGHGSTIKSRIKNMLRRNRKENLADKVTLERVLGITASGNSGLACDPHSGLVAYPAGCVVVLLNPKKNRQHHILNTSRKTITALSFSSDGKYLVTGESGHLPAVRVWEVCEFRQVAELQEHKYGVSCVAFSPNSKYIVSVGYQHDMMVHVWAWKKNTIIAANKVSSKVTAVSFSEDSSYFVTAGNRHVKFWYLDHSKSIEASAPVPLLGRSGLLGELRNNFFCDVACGRGSKAESTFCITTSGLLCEFNPKRMLDKWVDLRTSVARALCVSEELIFCGCADGMVRAFSPADLGFICTLPRPHHLGTDVSSITQASHLFSNKMSARYPDSVAVTYDPASHWLSCVYNDHSLYVWDVRDLHRVGKVHSALYHAACVWDLQMVPEVPESGLSSGEFLSCSADNTVRLWSTERQGHTHPQNVLSKDLLKVLYMDENTAALVETEGSVSVSTEKTDGQTAETRTGIRTICVSPDGKHLASGDRNGMLRVHDLSSMTEIQKVEAHDSEILCLEYSKPETGLKLLATASRDRLIHVLDAEKDYGLVQTLDEHSSSITAVRFAANDNKVRMISCGADKSIYFRTAHRTDGGTEFRRSHHVVRKTTLYDMDVEPSCKYAAVGCQDRCIRIFNISNGKQKTFYKGSQTEDGSLLKVQTDPSGQYVATSCSDKNISIFDFRSGVCVATMFGHSEIVTGIKFTNDCKHLISVSGDSCIFVWRLAPELTMSMRERLSQLRRTLLTPPCNTSTLRLSPAPCHSRSHRRREVYSAPALGLMSSESDREVEDPEERDDPCDLEQITVNSNTSSGSSHDDDAGASDEGQDWESKKALDSPLAPEPSSRPRRRWSCRMGSLELMVKSMLDLRQLEAFSITGSSHKKGPASRLKASDAGSTSSLQGASDLEERVKRRHYAAWLTPNSDLGAQGSDGRVLYPEGSDYAARRRGSDYLVKESPRSLSRGNRGPESQDSQSPDSACSVGYGSRELTPDPDHGDSEGTAEPLSSDEDSSDLEEEEEEEEEEEEEERKMEVSSMDEAMRKVSDPLEDCHHQAFLRHHFETLAEPSNMEERSTAPSVSMSARFLARGSYNRRTPLFSKAHEREQGPLVSKVRPLMEGGQGKGHEDRERPMTPARGQEGTKLEVCALERGTVLRSHPQKKRPLGAHLWRMSSPLARAPALLDRAAGLQKTQSVQNLATEAFCFSSILSTVS